From the Gossypium hirsutum isolate 1008001.06 chromosome A02, Gossypium_hirsutum_v2.1, whole genome shotgun sequence genome, the window TTGGAGGATTCTTTGGACAGAACATGACTCCAGCAATGATTGCTAGCGTTGAAACAATGCTAGAGAAGTGGAAGGGCCAAGAAGGCCAGGAGATTGAAGTGTTTCAAGAATTTAGATTATTGACTTCAGAAGTGATTTCCAAAACAGCATTTGGTAGCAGTTACTTGGAGGGGGAGAATATTTTTGCCCTGTTGTACAAGTTGAAAATACTTGTTAGTCGAAATATGTCCAAGACTACAATTCCTTTCATCAAGTATGTTCCCTATAACCTTAGTTAATCCCAAGTTTTTCCTTTATATCAACTAGCTTTTGAATGCAAATTTTAGACTTTCATTCCCCATAGATTTGGTTTTCTCATTATATATAGCTTACCATAGTTTGCTTTTCCAGCAAGCTATGGAAATCTGCTGATTTGCTAGAGTCTGAAAAACTTGCAAAAGGAATACAAGATTGTGTGATGAAGATTGTTAAGAAAAGAGAAGACCAAGTTGTGAATGGAGAAGCTGATGGCTTCGGCAATGATTTTTTTGGATTACTTGTAAATGCCTATCATGATTTGGATGAGAAAAATAGGCTTTCATTGGAAGACTTGGTAGACGAATGCAAAACATTCTACATTGCCGGACAAGAAACTGTTAATTCCCTACTTGCATGGATAGTCTTGCATTTGGCAATCCATGGAGATTGGCAAGAAAAAACAAGAAGGGAAGTGATTGACATATTTGGTAACCAAAATCCTCATCTCGAAGGTATCACCAAACTTAAAGCAGTAAGCAAACTATCTAACCAAGATTTTAAATAGCCATCACAACATGATgtaatctaacacatattttCTATTTTGCAAACAGATGGCTATGGTCATCAATGAAACTCTAAGATTGTATGGTCCGTCAAATGGCCTGGCAAGAACAGTTGCAAGAGAAGTACAGTTGGGAAAGTTATTCTTGCCTGCTAAGTTAGATATTCTGCCTCTAAATATTGGACTTCACCGTGACCCTCACTTGTGGGGGGATGATGTGCATCTTTTTAAACCAGAGAGATTTGCCGACGGGATTGCCAAAGCTACCAATTACACCGCGGCTGCATTTTTGCCCTTCGGATTGGGTCCTCGATCTTGTGTTGGTATGACATTTGCAACAATAGAAACCAAGATTGCTCTCTCCATGATTCTACAACGTTACACCATTACCCTCTCCCCTGCCTATGTCCACTCTCCGATACTTATTCTCACTGTTCGACCACAACATGGAATTCAAGTAATAATTGAACCCCTACATAATAATTTTTGAAGTACCACAACATGGAATAGCTTTTACTACTCCTTTCTCTATTCCTAAGCTATGCTCTCTTTTATATATAATGAAATGCAAGTAGCTACCAATTTTCCAGATGGTAAAACATGCAATCAATAAAAAAGAATGTGTTGAGGCAAGTTTTCAGATTAGCAACTCAGGATGTGATTACTACGCTTGGCACTACGCAAACCACAAAATTTGCCTTATCTGTTGACATTTTTGAccaaattattttgattatttgctTGCATCTTTTTGAGAATATTGTTTAGTTAATctcatgtttatttttaaagaagAGATTGAATCAAGTAAATTTACTTTTCAAGGATTCTTATGTAGCTTACTTACCTTATATACTAAGATATGCAATCCAAGAAGATGTGGACTAactttatgatcttttatatccttatattaataataattgatTTGATGAGATTTTGATAAATCAAGATGAATTAAATGTTACTTTGAGAATGTGAGTTTGTACTCTAAATATGGAAGGTTTGTTCAACCTTGATAAATGTCTTATCGTTAAGGTAGACTTTTTTGAAGTAGTTGTCAAAGTGCCAATGGTAGTGTCCTTCACAGCTAGCATTGCAACAAGCAACATAACTTGTCATTTTTGGTGTTGAAAATCTTTTCCACAAAATCAGTTGGGCAATGACTTGTGGACGTGTGCTAGTACACggtttacaaatttatttttgtgaTAGTTGAATGTATTtgaaaatgtttacaaattggtacCAAAGGTGAgaaatgattgaattgtaaaatgatGTTTGGAAATGTGTACTAAGCCCGAATGAACATAGGATAGAATACAATTGGTATGCCAATAGGGTTATTTCTCACGCTGTACGGGTTTGATATGTGATGTGATAATGACATATTGGTTACACTGATTGTACCAAAATTTAGCATTTATTACGAATTATTGAGTTATATTTACAGTGATTCAGGTGTGTTTTGGTGGGAGGATGTGTAGCCTACGGACTTGACACTCAGTGCCTAAGTGTGCTTTTGGAGGGATATATAGCCTACAAGCTTGGCACTTAGTGCCTAGGTGTGTTCATGGATGGTATGACTCATTTGAACAATCAGGTGTTTTTTGGGTGGTTACCCATGTATTCGTCTATGTTCATTAGAGTTCATCGAGCTAACAGTTTTTTATAAATGTGATGTTGGTTgaatagtaataaatataatgtGATAAAGCATAGAAGAATGGTGTAAAGTTTGCTTATGTTTAATGGTTAGTTGACATGATATTGATTTGGATCAATTTCTATAATACGGAATGATATGACTTAAATGTGATAAACTCACCGTTGATATGAACATGATAAATCGTTTTGTCAATTGTTTTGTTATGTAATTGTGAGAATTAAGGTAACTTACATTGTTTTAAACCtattaacttactaagcttatttaaagcttactctgttttgtTTTCTGTTTCCTGTAGTTAACATTTTGCACAACTAGGTGATCAGATCATCtcgaagatcacactatccagcctcTACTTTggtagaattttaaatttttcaactcggttatgtggcatgtaataggaattgatttgtaaatatatgtttTGTTGAAGTTGAGTGTTAAATGGTGatgtgtaattgtatatatgtttgtTAGCAAGTTGATATGCTAACTTATGGCTTGAATGGTAAcatttgaatgtgatgttttggTGATAAAGTCATTTATGTGTGATGATAATTTGGTGTTTGGATTTCatataatgaatatatgtgattatagtTTAATTGACATGAGATAGGATTAATTACTTGAATTGATGCATGTTATGTGATGGTGACATTGAGGCATATCAATTAGATTCTAGGGATCATGGTTTGTGATTTATTTTGGcatgaaattttacattttggaTGGGTTATCAGGTGGATAGTTATTATCCATGACTTAGGTGATGAATTGATTTTGATAGTTTGTTGAAAAATGTACATTTTTTTTGTATACATGGGCTGACACGCGGGTAAAAGACATGGTCATATGCTTTGTTATTTATTAGGAGGTTTGGGGTTACACAATTCCAGTGTGTTACACGGGGTGACTACATGCCCGTATGGTATTATAGATTTGGTCATTAGAATTTCCACATAGTCTCAGTCTCTCAGACGGCCCAGCCACACGACTATATGATTGTTTGTAAGTTTTTGCATTTAGGTCCACACAGTTTTAGTGAGCTACACGGCCTGGATATACGTCCATGTGACTCCAATTTTGCACAGTCACCGATTATAACATGACTGATACAGttgtaaaccaactaaaaatacgACAAAGACAAGTGCACTTATCAATTTATAGTATAGtatggtgagcaaagatattgttcccacgagaagcaaaagtactagtaattaattaattcctGATTTTTTAAATTCGTGATTTGTTCTCTGTCGTGATTAAAAGATGTTACTTTAAGCACTTATCAACGACCTATGCACACAATCGTGTAACCTTGTATTGCAAAGTTTTCCTTTATGTTTAAAAGTTTGTAATTAAGTACTTATTTGTTTCCGGGTTAATTTAAGAGCTTTCGTAAGTTCGATTAAGACTCAGAATTGTTTGTAAATCATATTATACATGAACTATAAATTGTTTTGTTGTTTCATTGACTGTTAAAGTTAGAAATGTATGTAATTTATTCCGTGTTACACACAGGTAAGTGACATAGTCATATGCTTTGTTTTTAATTGGAAGGTTTTAGGTTACACGGTTCCAGTTTGTTACACGGGGTGACCACACGTCCATGTGATACTGTAGATTTGGTCATTAGAATTTCCACACGGTCACAGTCTCTCACACAGCCCaaccacacggccgtgcgatTGTTTGTAAGTTTTTACATTTAGGTCCACATGGTTTCATTGAGTTACATGAccatgacacacgaccatgtgactccAATTTCGTACGGTCACCGATTGcaacacggcctaagcacacaaCTATGTAACCCTGTATTGAAAATTTTTCCTTGATGTTTAAAAGTTTGTAATTAAGTCTTTATTTGTTTCCGGGTTGGTTTAAGAGCTTTCGTAAACTCGATTGAGACTTAGAATTGTTTGTAGATCATATTATACAtgaattataaattgttttgttgTTTCATTGAATGTTAAAGTTAGAAATGTATGTGATCTATTCCGTTAGCTGTTGTAGAATCCTGTAGCTCGGGCTCGACAACCGGACTAggagaggggtgttacataccaaTAATAATGATCAAGATGAATGTTCCAAGAAGTATGTTTTGATCCTTGTTGAAACCTCTAACCATCAAGTTATTTTTCATTCTTGTGGAGCTCTTGGTCATATTAGACCTAAATAATTTAACATGTTGAGAGATTAATGGTGGAAGTAAGCAGTGGTAGAACCAATGCCCATTGCTCCTAGCACTGCTCAAGGTCAAGGGTAAAAATCTATATGAGGGAGAATGAAAGGTCAtctcatggatttgatgaacataacAAGAGAAGGGTTATCTATCATTATTGTAGTATGGTTGTTTATATCAAACCACATTTTTATAAGATGCTGAATGACCTAATATGAGAAATGTTTGAAGACAAGTTGCAACTCAATCAAGATACAACTAGAAACATGTATGGGTGAGAAAAGATCGACAATTGATTGATGCATGTGTGAAACGTGAAGTGGAAATTGATGCAACAACTTTTCAAAATCAAGATGAAAATATTTATGCTATCTGAAGATCTTGTGGTAAAAATCCTTGTTGCTCCATGAGTTATAACTCCCACCTACAGAGCTTTTGATGAGTTAGCATACATTGCACCCTATGTTGAAACACCTTATGGAGGGGGAGTGTGTTAATGCTACAACTAAGGGGGTGTTTCTTCTTTGCCATGCTTTTTGTTATTGATTCCGTTTATTCATGATGTTGCTTACATGTTATTACTTTGTGTAATTGATAAAACTTTAGCTTATGGAGATGTCGAGAAGAGCGGCAACCTTGGCCAAACTGCTAGGTAATGCCATTATATAACCCATGGCCCATCCATTAGCACCTTTGAGTAATCATCGTCATCCTGAAACTTGATCAAGTAAAAATCTTTCTTCAAATCCATTAATTGAATGGATTTATTCAGCTTTCAGAGCACATACACTTTGTTAGACAAAGCATTAAAAGTTATGCGTTGGCCCAAAAGTTTGATGTTGACAGTACCCACACCATACGCTTCTCAATAAATTTGTGAACCTGATTTGGAAAACTAAGAGAATGTATTCCATCAACATTAGTCGTTGTGATATACCCCTCATggaactcaaaatcatcatcttGTGAAACACTAGAATGATGTAATGAAGAACCCAAAAACGTGTCCTTATAAAGGATGTTCTAGGCATCATTGGTTCCTTCATTTGCAAACCATTCCCATCAACCATCGGATCATCAATATCCGGCGGCTCATCCGGCGCCTCCGTACCTTCttggtgttgaaaagtcaaataaGGTaagtgttgaaaagtcaaaaatggtgggaggtgcaattggcaccgaaagaaaaaaaatagttggcaagttgtttaaagttgaaagggataattgcaattttggtccctaattttttaggccatttgcaagttagtccctaaacctcaactataaataggcctaaccatttctcatttcaaccatcccaaccaatctttctctcttagttttctctcttctcctatttgagaattcttaaggaattctatttatttgtaatattttggagatagtaaagttatcatctggtgttagtgcccgaggacgtaggtataatttaccgaacctcgttaaaaatcttgtgttctttcttgtcctatttttctttcaatatttgagggtataatagtagtatttaattgtgctattaaattactatagaaagggatattctgactaaggaaagacttggtatttaagagatccttgtgatccacctctcttccctgggaattgaactttgtgtg encodes:
- the LOC107922240 gene encoding cytochrome P450 CYP749A22 codes for the protein MIASVETMLEKWKGQEGQEIEVFQEFRLLTSEVISKTAFGSSYLEGENIFALLYKLKILVSRNMSKTTIPFINKLWKSADLLESEKLAKGIQDCVMKIVKKREDQVVNGEADGFGNDFFGLLVNAYHDLDEKNRLSLEDLVDECKTFYIAGQETVNSLLAWIVLHLAIHGDWQEKTRREVIDIFGNQNPHLEGITKLKAMAMVINETLRLYGPSNGLARTVAREVQLGKLFLPAKLDILPLNIGLHRDPHLWGDDVHLFKPERFADGIAKATNYTAAAFLPFGLGPRSCVGMTFATIETKIALSMILQRYTITLSPAYVHSPILILTVRPQHGIQVIIEPLHNNF